A region from the uncultured Sunxiuqinia sp. genome encodes:
- the tuf gene encoding elongation factor Tu: MAKEHFNRDKDHVNIGTIGHVDHGKTTLTAAITTVLAKKGFSEIKSFDSIDSAPEEKERGITINTAHVEYQTATRHYAHVDCPGHADYVKNMVTGAAQMDGAIIVVAATDGPMPQTREHILLARQVNVPKLVVFMNKVDMVEDEELLELVEMEIRELLDFYEFDGDNAPVIQGSALGALNGEPEWEEKVLELMDACDTWIPLPKRDVDKDFLMPVEDVFSITGRGTVATGRIETGVVHTGDELQLIGLGAEGRKTVCTGVEMFRKILDDGQAGDNVGLLLRGVDKKEIKRGQILAKPGSITPHTKFKAEVYVLKKEEGGRHTPFHNKYRPQFYLRTLDVTGEITLEEGREMVMPGDNVTINVSLIYPVALNTGLRFAIREGGRTVGAGQVTEIVE; encoded by the coding sequence ATGGCTAAAGAACATTTTAATAGGGATAAAGACCATGTGAACATTGGTACTATTGGCCACGTTGACCATGGTAAAACTACCCTGACAGCTGCTATTACAACAGTATTAGCAAAGAAAGGTTTCTCTGAGATTAAATCATTTGATTCAATCGACAGTGCACCTGAAGAAAAAGAACGTGGTATTACGATTAATACTGCTCACGTTGAGTATCAAACTGCTACGCGTCACTATGCGCACGTAGATTGTCCGGGTCACGCCGATTACGTTAAGAATATGGTAACTGGTGCTGCTCAGATGGATGGAGCTATTATTGTAGTAGCTGCAACTGATGGTCCTATGCCACAAACACGTGAACATATTCTATTGGCTCGTCAGGTAAACGTACCTAAATTGGTCGTTTTTATGAATAAAGTTGATATGGTGGAAGATGAAGAATTGTTGGAACTGGTTGAAATGGAAATCCGTGAATTATTGGACTTCTATGAATTTGACGGTGACAACGCTCCTGTTATTCAAGGTTCAGCTCTTGGTGCCCTTAATGGAGAACCAGAATGGGAAGAAAAAGTTCTTGAATTAATGGACGCTTGTGATACTTGGATTCCACTACCCAAAAGAGATGTTGATAAAGATTTCCTAATGCCGGTTGAGGATGTATTCTCAATTACAGGTCGTGGTACAGTAGCTACTGGTCGTATCGAAACAGGTGTTGTTCATACAGGTGATGAATTGCAGTTGATTGGTTTAGGTGCTGAAGGTCGTAAGACTGTTTGTACTGGTGTTGAAATGTTCCGTAAGATTTTGGATGATGGTCAAGCTGGTGACAATGTTGGTTTGTTGCTTCGAGGTGTTGATAAAAAAGAGATCAAACGTGGACAGATTTTGGCTAAACCTGGTTCAATCACTCCTCATACAAAGTTTAAAGCTGAGGTTTATGTATTGAAAAAAGAAGAAGGTGGACGTCACACTCCATTTCATAATAAATATCGTCCTCAGTTTTACTTGCGTACCCTTGACGTAACTGGAGAGATTACTTTGGAAGAAGGACGCGAAATGGTAATGCCTGGCGATAACGTAACAATCAACGTAAGCTTGATATACCCAGTGGCATTGAATACTGGTCTTCGTTTCGCAATCCGCGAAGGTGGACGTACAGTAGGTGCCGGTCAGGTCACTGAAATTGTAGAATAA